A single genomic interval of Prunus dulcis chromosome 5, ALMONDv2, whole genome shotgun sequence harbors:
- the LOC117627026 gene encoding probable glutathione S-transferase, whose amino-acid sequence MEGVKLVATTQSLFCTRIEWALKLKGVEYEYIEEDLRNKSPILLKYNPVHKKVPVFVHDDRAIAESLVILEYIDETWKEHPLLPQDSYDRAIARFWAKFADEKVVFGAWRACTAAEGEEKEKAIESALESLAYLEKQIEGKKFFGGEEIGYLDLALGWIPHWLNTMEEAGGMKLLEAERFPSLHEWGHNFIQIPLIKECLPPREKLVNYLNASLTYLRSLSANKP is encoded by the exons ATGGAAGGTGTGAAGCTGGTTGCCACAACTCAAAGCCTGTTCTGCACAAGGATTGAGTGGGCTCTAAAGCTCAAGGGTGTGGAATATGAGTACATAGAAGAAGACTTGAGAAACAAGAGTCCCATCCTTCTCAAGTATAACCCTGTCCACAAGAAGGTGCCTGTGTTTGTTCACGACGACAGAGCCATTGCCGAGTCGCTTGTGATCCTTGAGTACATTGATGAGACATGGAAGGAGCACCCCTTGCTACCTCAAGACTCATATGACAGAGCCATAGCTCGCTTTTGGGCTAAATTTGCTGATGAGAAG GTTGTGTTTGGAGCATGGAGAGCTTGCACGGCGGCGGAAGGcgaagagaaggagaaggcaATAGAGTCTGCACTAGAATCACTAGCATATCTTGAGAAGCAGATTGAAGGGAAGAAGTTTTTTGGTGGAGAAGAAATAGGGTATCTAGATTTAGCATTGGGATGGATACCTCACTGGCTGAATACTATGGAAGAAGCTGGAGGCATGAAGCTACTTGAAGCAGAGAGGTTCCCATCTCTGCATGAATGGGGTCACAACTTCATCCAAATTCCACTCATCAAAGAATGCCTTCCACCCAGAGAAAAGCTCGTCAACTATTTGAACGCTAGCCTCACTTACCTGCGTTCATTATCCGCCAACAAACCCTGA
- the LOC117627027 gene encoding probable glutathione S-transferase, with protein sequence MGDVKVIGASLSLFCCRIEWALKHKGIAYEYIEEDLRNKSPLLLQYNPVHKKIPVLVHGEKPIAESLIILEYIDETWTENPMLPEDPFEKAMARFWAKYVDEKCVISAWTASRTKGHEQEKALESAQESLQLLNKLIEGKKFFGGETMGFLDFVVGSLPNWLKFLEEFQGIKLFDTKELPFLHEWAQRFTEIPIIKESIPKIEDLLNYSRAQHKAK encoded by the exons ATGGGAGATGTTAAGGTGATTGGGGCCTCTCTAAGTCTTTTTTGCTGCAGAATTGAATGGGCTCTGAAGCACAAAGGGATAGCATATGAGTACATTGAAGAAGATTTGAGAAACAAGAGTCCCCTGCTCCTTCAGTATAATCCCGTCCATAAGAAAATCCCAGTGCTTGTGCATGGTGAAAAACCAATTGCGGAGTCCCTCATCATCCTTGAGTACATAGATGAAACATGGACAGAGAACCCTATGTTGCCAGAAGATCCTTTTGAAAAAGCAATGGCGCGATTTTGGGCAAAGTATGTTGATGAGAAG TGTGTGATCAGTGCATGGACTGCTAGCCGTACAAAGGGGCATGAACAAGAGAAAGCATTGGAGTCAGCACAAGAATCACTCCAACTTCTGAATAAGCTCATTGAAGGCAAGAAATTTTTTGGAGGAGAAACCATGGGCTTCCTAGACTTTGTAGTGGGCTCATTACCTAACTGGCTCAAATTCTTAGAAGAATTTCAAGGCATAAAGCTATTTGATACAAAGGAGTTGCCATTTCTTCACGAATGGGCACAGAGATTCACTGAAATTCCAATCATCAAAGAAAGTATTCCAAAGATAGAAGATCTTCTCAATTACAGCAGGGCTCAGCACAAAGCCAAATAA
- the LOC117627025 gene encoding uncharacterized protein LOC117627025 isoform X1: protein MGSQTAVSYLMALNSSQASLRLRPSSFPLQIPPHAKATSRNLILKFPRARTRATLDGKEQSATTTPLLVQEPQPNREVEESVKVLKNAAKTRRVAAEEVLSALSVIEKAKLDPSGFLDTLGGSKSPGRTWMLIFTAEKELKGGRYFPITAVQRFDAAGKRIENGVYFGPIGCLTFEGRFSWKKRILAFIFECIRIKVGPLKALEISLGQKDDREPSTKDPFFIWFYIDEELAVGRGKSGGTAFWCRCRRVIS from the exons ATGGGCTCACAGACAGCAGTGTCCTACTTGATGGCTTTGAATTCTTCTCAAGCATCCCTCAGACTCAGACCCTCAAGTTTTCCCCTCCAAATCCCACCTCATGCCAAGGCCACAAGCCGCAATCTGATTCTCAAATTTCCCAGAGCAAGAACCAGAGCAACCCTTGATGGCAAGGAACAAAGTGCCACCACCACACCTCTACTTGTCCAGGAACCACAGCCCAACAGA GAAGTTGAGGAGAGTGTGAAAGTGCTCAAGAATGCGGCAAAAACAAGACGGGTGGCTGCAGAGGAGGTTCTCTCTGCTCTATCTGTCATTGAGAAGGCAAAACTTGACCCCTCCGGGTTTCTCGATACGCTTGGTGGATCAAAATCCCCTGGCAGAACCTGGATGCTCATTTTTACTGCTGAG AAGGAATTGAAGGGTGGTCGCTACTTCCCTATTACAGCTGTTCAGAGGTTCGATGCTGCT GGAAAGAGAATTGAGAATGGAGTGTATTTTGGGCCAATTGGATGCTTAACATTTGAAGGAAGATTTTCTTGGAAGAAGAGAATACTGGCCTTCATCTTCGAGTGTATCCGGATAAAAGTTGGACCTTTGAAAGCTTTAGAGATCAGTCTAGGCCAAAAGGATGACAGAGAGCCTAGCACGAAGGATCCCTTCTTTATATGGTTTTACATTGATGAAGAATTAGCAGTTGGTCGAGGCAAAAGTGGAGGAACTGCTTTCTGGTGCCGCTGTCGACGTGTAATATCTTga
- the LOC117627025 gene encoding uncharacterized protein LOC117627025 isoform X2 — MGSQTAVSYLMALNSSQASLRLRPSSFPLQIPPHAKATSRNLILKFPRARTRATLDGKEQSATTTPLLVQEPQPNREVEESVKVLKNAAKTRRVAAEEVLSALSVIEKAKLDPSGFLDTLGGSKSPGRTWMLIFTAEKELKGGRYFPITAVQRERELRMECILGQLDA; from the exons ATGGGCTCACAGACAGCAGTGTCCTACTTGATGGCTTTGAATTCTTCTCAAGCATCCCTCAGACTCAGACCCTCAAGTTTTCCCCTCCAAATCCCACCTCATGCCAAGGCCACAAGCCGCAATCTGATTCTCAAATTTCCCAGAGCAAGAACCAGAGCAACCCTTGATGGCAAGGAACAAAGTGCCACCACCACACCTCTACTTGTCCAGGAACCACAGCCCAACAGA GAAGTTGAGGAGAGTGTGAAAGTGCTCAAGAATGCGGCAAAAACAAGACGGGTGGCTGCAGAGGAGGTTCTCTCTGCTCTATCTGTCATTGAGAAGGCAAAACTTGACCCCTCCGGGTTTCTCGATACGCTTGGTGGATCAAAATCCCCTGGCAGAACCTGGATGCTCATTTTTACTGCTGAG AAGGAATTGAAGGGTGGTCGCTACTTCCCTATTACAGCTGTTCAGAG GGAAAGAGAATTGAGAATGGAGTGTATTTTGGGCCAATTGGATGCTTAA
- the LOC117627019 gene encoding ATP synthase subunit beta, mitochondrial, with amino-acid sequence MSSRKLLSTLIRTSLRRTVATTKTAVPRSPLTRSTGYLLSRVAHYSTSSAVAPSAPPKPATQSVSGKITDEFTGKGAIGKVCQVIGAVVDVRFDDGLPPILTALEVLDNSIRLVLEVAQHLGENMVRTIAMDGTEGLVRGQRVLNTGSPITVAVGRATLGRIMNVIGEPIDERGEIKTDHFLPIHREAPAFVEQATEQQILVTGIKVVDLLAPYQRGGKIGLFGGAGVGKTVLIMELINNVAKAHGGFSVFAGVGERTREGNDLYREMMESGVIKLGDQQSESKCALVYGQMNEPPGARARVGLTGLTVAEHFRDAEGQDVLLFIDNIFRFTQANSEVSALLGRIPSAVGYQPTLATDLGGLQERITTTKKGSITSVQAIYVPADDLTDPAPATTFAHLDATTVLSRQISELGIYPAVDPLDSTSRMLSPHILGEEHYNTARGVQKVLQDYKNLQDIIAILGMDELSEDDKLTVARARKIQRFLSQPFHVAEVFTGAPGKYVELKESITSFQGVLDGKYDDLSEQSFYMVGGIEEVIAKAEKIAKDSAA; translated from the exons ATGTCCTCCCGCAAGCTCCTCTCGACTCTCATCCGTACCTCTCTCCGCCGGACCGTCGCAACGACCAAAACCGCAGTCCCCAGATCCCCCCTCACGCGGTCCACAGGGTATCTCCTCTCACGTGTCGCCCACTACTCCACATCATCGGCTGTCGCACCATCTGCGCCTCCCAAACCCGCTACACAATCTGTGAGTGGCAAAATCACCGACGAGTTCACCGGAAAGGGGGCCATTGGCAAGGTCTGTCAAGTCATCGGGGCCGTCGTCGATGTTCGGTTCGACGATGGCTTGCCGCCGATCCTCACGGCTCTCGAGGTCTTGGACAACTCGATCCGATTGGTGCTTGAGGTAGCTCAGCATCTAGGCGAGAACATGGTCAGAACCATTGCCATGGATGGGACCGAAGGGCTTGTTAGAGGTCAAAGAGTCCTCAACACTGGCTCTCCTATCACT GTGGCAGTTGGTAGAGCCACCCTTGGCCGAATTATGAATGTTATTGGGGAGCCCATCGATGAGAGGGGTGAAATAA AAACCGATCATTTTCTACCAATCCATAGAGAAGCTCCAGCTTTTGTTGAGCAGGCAACTGAGCAGCAGATTCTTGTCACTGGAATTAAG GTTGTTGATCTTCTTGCACCTTACCAAAGAGGTGGAAAGATCGGGCTCTTTGGGGGTGCTGGTGTCGGGAAGACAGTGCTTATTATGGAACTCATCAACAACGTAGCAAAGGCTCATG GTGGTTTCTCAGTGTTTGCTGGTGTGGGAGAACGCACAAGAGAGGGTAATGATCTGTACAGAGAAATGATGGAAAGTGGTGTCATTAAGCTTGGAGATCAGCAG AGTGAGAGTAAGTGTGCTCTTGTGTATGGTCAAATGAATGAACCCCCTGGTGCCCGTGCTCGTGTTGGGCTCACAGGGCTGACTGTGGCTGAGCATTTCCGAGATGCTGAAGGACAGGATGTGCTTCTCTTCATTGATAACATATTTCGCTTTACTCAA GCTAACTCAGAAGTGTCTGCTTTGCTTGGTCGTATCCCATCTGCTGTCGGCTACCAACCTACCTTAGCTACTGATCTTGGAGGACTTCAAGAGCGCATTACTACAACCAAGAAGGGTTCCATCACCTCTGTTCAAGCTATTTATGTACCTGCTGATGATTTGACAGATCCGGCTCCTGCAACCACTTTTGCCCATCTTGATGCCACCACTGTGCTGTCACGACAG ATATCTGAGCTTGGCATCTATCCTGCGGTTGATCCCTTGGATTCTACATCTCGCATGCTCTCCCCTCATATTTTAGGAGAAGAACACTACAACACTGCTCGTGGTGTTCAGAAAGTTCTTCAAGACTATAAGAATCTGCAAGATATTATTGCTATTTTGGGAATGGATGAGCTCAGTGAGGACGACAAATTGACTGTTGCTCGTGCTCGTAAGATTCAACGGTTCTTGAGCCAGCCGTTCCATGTTGCAGAAGTGTTCACAGGAGCTCCAGGAAAATATGTTGAGTTGAAAGAGAGCATTACCAGCTTCCAG GGAGTTCTGGATGGGAAATATGATGACCTTTCTGAGCAATCGTTTTACATGGTTGGTGGAATTGAAGAAGTCATTGCCAAGGCAGAGAAGATTGCTAAGGATTCTGCTGCTTGA